A part of Clarias gariepinus isolate MV-2021 ecotype Netherlands chromosome 14, CGAR_prim_01v2, whole genome shotgun sequence genomic DNA contains:
- the med9 gene encoding mediator of RNA polymerase II transcription subunit 9 — protein sequence MAAPVSVVDDAEDYSFLPLIHDIIKCMDKDNQDVHQELNKLKTRIQDTREQILAMPGIDTSSEVQQHKLRTLREQVRTKNQLLHKYKGLCMFDIPKAS from the exons ATGGCGGCTCCCGTGTCGGTGGTGGATGATGCAGAAGATTACTCGTTTTTGCCGCTTATTCACGATATCATCAAATG CATGGACAAAGACAACCAGGATGTCCATCAGGAGTTAAACAAGCTGAAGACACGGATCCAAGACACACGCGAGCAGATCCTGGCCATGCCCGGCATCGACACGAGCTCTGAGGTGCAGCAGCACAAACTCCGCACCCTGAGAGAGCAGGTCCGCACCAAAAACCAGCTGTTACACAAATACAAAGGCTTGTGCATGTTCGACATCCCAAAAGCATCCTGA
- the rasd1 gene encoding dexamethasone-induced Ras-related protein 1, translated as MIKKMSPSEPEFDIPAKNCYRMVILGSTKVGKSAIVSRFLSGRFEDQYTPTIEDFHRKLYSIRGDVYQLDILDTSGNHPFPAMRRLSILTGDVFVLVFSLDNRESFNEVQRLKRQIYETKSCLKNKTKENMNVPLVICGNKGDREFQREVAREEIEQLVAGDEQCAYFEISAKRNTNVDLMFRRLFAMAKLPNEMSPDLHRKVSAQYCDMLHRKSFRGKKPKDCDAYGVVAPFARRPSVHSDLMYIKEKAVGGAHGKDRCVIS; from the exons ATGATTAAGAAAATGTCCCCGTCAGAACCCGAGTTTGACATCCCAGCCAAGAACTGCTACAGGATGGTCATCTTGGGCTCCACTAAAGTCGGCAAGTCCGCCATAGTGTCCCGGTTCCTCAGCGGGAGGTTTGAGGATCAGTACACTCCGACCATCGAGGACTTTCACAGAAAACTTTACAGCATCAGAGGAGATGTTTACCAGCTGGATATTCTGGACACCTCTGGGAATCATCCGTTTCCTGCCATGAGAAGGTTATCCATCCTTACAg GTGATGTGTTCGTCCTGGTGTTTAGTCTGGATAACCGGGAATCCTTTAACGAAGTGCAGCGGCTGAAGCGGCAGATCTACGAGACCAAGTCGTGTCTGAAGAACAAGACTAAGGAGAACATGAACGTGCCTCTGGTGATCTGCGGGAATAAAGGAGACCGCGAGTTCCAGCGCGAGGTAGCGCGTGAGGAGATCGAGCAGCTGGTGGCCGGGGACGAGCAGTGCGCGTACTTTGAGATCTCCGCCAAGCGCAACACCAACGTGGACCTGATGTTCCGCCGGCTCTTCGCCATGGCCAAGCTGCCCAACGAGATGAGCCCGGACCTGCACCGCAAGGTCTCGGCTCAGTACTGCGACATGCTGCACCGCAAGTCCTTCAGGGGCAAAAAGCCGAAGGACTGCGACGCGTACGGTGTGGTTGCGCCTTTTGCGCGCCGCCCGAGCGTGCACAGTGACCTCATGTACATCAAGGAGAAGGCGGTCGGCGGCGCGCACGGCAAGGACAGATGTGTGATCAGCTAA